In Halogeometricum sp. S1BR25-6, a single genomic region encodes these proteins:
- a CDS encoding TrkH family potassium uptake protein: MKLRVDYRASLSLVGSILKYLAVPLCFPLLVALYYGETVVPFAVTIPLTVVLGAGLERLDPDPDIRAREGFLMVGLTWLTVAVVGAVPYLIEAHGIPPAVAPVRPASTLGNPANALFESMSGFTTTGATVLGEISFDAHTRGIMMWRQLTQWLGGMGIVVLAVAILPELSVGGAQLMDAEAPGPGIEKLTPRIAETARALWGAYLGFTVLEAALLYGLFLLGIDPNMTLYNAVAHALTTMPTGGFSPEARSIEAFSAAAQWIIIPFMIAAGVNFALFWHALTGDPRRVFEDTEFRSYIGVMAALTALLSALLFTGAGFTASVPADGTFDAAYLGEVSGIIVGQVEPALRHAAFQVVAIVTTTGYASIDFNAWSTPAKYLLLFAMFIGGSAGSTGGSIKVVRWYVIIKSVRRELYTTAHPEAVRPVRLAGRALDERAIRGIYAFTLLYLVIFFVATGLLFLDGVRHGQTLTLLETMAAAASTLGNVGPGFGVAGPMGSYLGFSNAAKLFMIGLMWIGRLEILPVLVFLTPEYWRR; the protein is encoded by the coding sequence ATGAAGCTACGCGTCGACTACCGGGCCAGCCTCAGTCTCGTCGGGAGCATCCTCAAGTACCTCGCGGTCCCGCTCTGTTTTCCGCTCCTCGTGGCGCTGTACTACGGCGAGACGGTGGTTCCGTTCGCGGTCACGATTCCCCTGACCGTCGTCCTCGGCGCGGGACTGGAGCGACTGGACCCCGACCCGGACATCCGCGCCCGCGAGGGCTTTCTCATGGTCGGGCTGACGTGGCTCACCGTCGCCGTCGTCGGCGCCGTCCCGTACCTCATCGAGGCGCACGGCATCCCGCCGGCCGTCGCCCCGGTCCGCCCCGCCTCGACGCTCGGCAACCCGGCCAACGCCCTCTTCGAGAGCATGAGCGGCTTCACGACGACGGGCGCGACGGTTCTCGGGGAGATATCGTTCGACGCGCACACCCGCGGGATCATGATGTGGCGACAGCTGACCCAGTGGCTCGGCGGGATGGGTATCGTCGTCCTCGCCGTCGCCATCCTGCCGGAACTGTCGGTCGGCGGCGCGCAGTTGATGGACGCCGAGGCGCCCGGCCCCGGTATCGAGAAACTCACGCCCCGCATCGCCGAGACGGCCCGCGCGCTGTGGGGTGCGTACCTCGGCTTCACCGTCCTCGAAGCGGCGCTGTTGTACGGACTGTTTCTCCTCGGTATCGACCCGAACATGACCCTCTACAACGCCGTCGCCCACGCGCTGACGACGATGCCGACGGGCGGGTTCTCCCCCGAGGCGCGCAGTATCGAGGCGTTCTCGGCGGCGGCTCAGTGGATCATCATCCCGTTCATGATCGCCGCCGGCGTCAACTTCGCGCTGTTCTGGCACGCGCTCACGGGCGACCCGCGCCGCGTCTTCGAGGACACGGAGTTCCGCTCGTACATCGGCGTGATGGCGGCGCTGACCGCGCTGCTCTCGGCGCTGTTGTTCACCGGCGCGGGCTTCACCGCCTCGGTGCCGGCCGACGGAACGTTCGACGCGGCCTACCTCGGCGAGGTCAGCGGAATAATCGTCGGGCAGGTCGAACCCGCGCTCCGCCACGCGGCGTTCCAAGTCGTCGCCATCGTGACGACGACGGGGTACGCCAGCATCGACTTCAACGCGTGGAGCACCCCGGCGAAGTACCTGCTCCTGTTCGCGATGTTCATCGGCGGCTCAGCCGGGTCGACCGGCGGTTCGATAAAGGTCGTCCGCTGGTACGTCATCATCAAATCCGTCCGCCGGGAACTGTACACGACGGCCCACCCCGAGGCGGTCCGACCCGTCCGACTGGCCGGCCGCGCCCTCGACGAACGCGCCATCCGCGGCATCTACGCGTTCACGCTGCTGTACCTGGTCATCTTCTTCGTCGCCACCGGACTCCTGTTCCTCGACGGCGTGCGCCACGGCCAGACGCTCACGCTCTTGGAGACGATGGCCGCCGCGGCGTCCACGCTCGGCAACGTCGGTCCGGGGTTCGGAGTCGCCGGCCCGATGGGTAGCTATCTCGGCTTCTCGAACGCGGCGAAGCTGTTCATGATCGGGTTGATGTGGATCGGCCGCCTCGAAATCCTGCCCGTACTCGTGTTCCTGACGCCGGAGTACTGGCGGCGGTGA
- a CDS encoding transporter has translation MKLSTIVILVGVVFLFIPIPPIATIIGVVTILAGVALRALTNK, from the coding sequence ATGAAGCTCTCGACCATCGTGATACTCGTCGGCGTCGTGTTCCTGTTCATCCCCATCCCGCCCATCGCCACCATCATCGGTGTCGTGACCATCCTCGCGGGCGTGGCGCTGCGAGCGCTGACGAACAAGTAA
- the gatA gene encoding Asp-tRNA(Asn)/Glu-tRNA(Gln) amidotransferase subunit GatA, which produces MGANIFITEETVDGADDGPLAGTTVAVKDNISTEGVRTTCGSAMLEDYVPPYDATVVERLKEAGATVVGKTNMDEFGMGGTTETSAFGPTKNPVDEERVPGGSSGGSAAAVAAGEADVALGTDTGGSVRNPAAFCGVVGIKPTYGLVSRYGLVAYANSLEQVGPIGSTVEDAAALLNVVSGADDRDATTRFDESMDAHPAADSDYAAAADGDVDGLTVGVVTNLLDGADDRVVETFERSVSDLESQGAEVVEVSLESVEHAVQAYYVIAMSEASSNLARYDGVRYGLSTGKEGNWNETYAETREEGLGEEVKRRILLGTYALSAGYHDKYYKKAQDARAWIKQDFDAAFEEADVLATPTMPVLPPELGESLSDPLQLYLMDANTVPVNLANLPAISVPAGEADGLPVGLQLVGPKFGEETMIRAASAVEE; this is translated from the coding sequence ATGGGCGCGAACATCTTCATCACCGAGGAAACGGTCGACGGCGCCGACGACGGCCCCCTCGCGGGAACCACCGTCGCCGTCAAGGACAACATCAGCACCGAGGGCGTCCGCACGACGTGTGGGTCCGCGATGCTCGAAGACTACGTCCCGCCGTACGACGCCACCGTCGTCGAACGCCTGAAGGAGGCCGGCGCGACGGTCGTCGGCAAGACCAACATGGACGAGTTCGGGATGGGCGGCACCACGGAGACGTCCGCGTTCGGCCCGACGAAAAATCCCGTCGACGAGGAGCGAGTCCCCGGCGGGTCCTCGGGTGGGTCGGCCGCCGCCGTCGCCGCCGGCGAGGCGGACGTCGCCCTCGGCACCGACACCGGCGGGTCGGTCCGCAACCCGGCCGCCTTCTGCGGCGTCGTCGGCATCAAACCCACCTACGGGCTGGTCTCCCGGTACGGTCTCGTCGCCTACGCGAACTCCTTGGAGCAGGTCGGCCCCATCGGGTCGACCGTCGAGGACGCCGCCGCCCTCCTCAACGTCGTCTCGGGCGCCGACGACCGCGACGCGACGACGCGGTTCGACGAGTCGATGGACGCTCACCCCGCCGCGGACTCGGACTACGCGGCCGCCGCGGACGGCGACGTGGACGGTCTCACCGTCGGCGTCGTCACGAACCTCCTCGACGGCGCGGACGACCGCGTCGTGGAGACGTTCGAGCGGTCCGTCTCCGACCTCGAATCGCAGGGCGCCGAGGTGGTCGAGGTGAGCCTCGAATCGGTCGAGCACGCCGTGCAGGCGTACTACGTCATCGCCATGTCCGAGGCCTCCTCGAACCTCGCGCGCTACGACGGCGTGCGCTACGGCCTCTCAACGGGGAAAGAGGGCAACTGGAACGAGACGTACGCCGAGACGCGCGAGGAGGGTCTGGGAGAAGAGGTCAAACGCCGCATCCTCCTCGGGACGTACGCCCTCTCGGCCGGCTACCACGACAAGTACTACAAGAAGGCTCAGGACGCCCGCGCGTGGATCAAACAGGACTTCGACGCGGCGTTCGAGGAGGCGGACGTCCTCGCCACCCCGACGATGCCCGTCCTCCCGCCGGAACTCGGCGAGAGCCTCTCGGACCCCCTCCAACTCTACCTGATGGACGCCAACACCGTCCCGGTGAACCTCGCGAACCTCCCCGCCATCTCCGTGCCGGCGGGCGAGGCCGACGGTCTTCCGGTCGGACTCCAACTCGTCGGGCCGAAGTTCGGCGAGGAAACGATGATTCGGGCGGCCTCGGCGGTAGAGGAGTGA
- the gatC gene encoding Asp-tRNA(Asn)/Glu-tRNA(Gln) amidotransferase subunit GatC gives MSDTPVDADEVRHVAELARVNLDEEEVEAFAAQFADILEYFDALDEVPEVEADPDLVNVMRTDEVRDGLSQEEALQNAPESEDGFFKGPRVS, from the coding sequence ATGAGCGATACGCCCGTGGACGCCGATGAGGTGCGTCACGTCGCGGAGTTGGCGCGGGTGAACCTCGACGAGGAAGAAGTCGAGGCGTTCGCCGCCCAGTTCGCAGACATCCTCGAGTACTTCGACGCCCTCGACGAGGTTCCGGAGGTTGAGGCCGACCCCGACCTCGTGAACGTCATGCGGACCGACGAGGTGCGCGACGGTCTGAGCCAAGAGGAGGCCCTGCAGAACGCTCCCGAGTCCGAGGACGGTTTCTTCAAGGGCCCGCGGGTGTCGTAG
- a CDS encoding transcription initiation factor IIB, which translates to MTETTRSFRTRSARARENEGEEEETQEEDETLRCPECGSTNLVNDSEHGETVCEECGLVVEEDAVDHGPEWRAFDSSERDQKSRVGAPTTNMMHDKGLSTNIGWQDKDAYGNSLSSNQRQKMQRLRTWNERFRTRDSKERNLKQALGEIDRMASALGLPDNVRETASVIYRRALDDDLLPGRSIEGVATSALYAAARMAGTPRSLDEITSVSRVGKDEISRTYRYVVRELSLEIEPADPEQYVPRFASDLDLSDESERHARQLLKTAKEQGIHSGKSPVGLAAAAIYAASLLANEKVTQSQVSEVANISEVTIRNRYHELLEAEEHLVA; encoded by the coding sequence ATGACCGAAACCACCCGAAGTTTTCGTACGCGTAGCGCACGCGCGCGCGAGAACGAAGGAGAGGAAGAAGAGACCCAAGAGGAGGACGAGACGCTTCGCTGTCCGGAGTGCGGTTCGACGAACCTCGTGAACGACAGCGAACACGGCGAGACGGTGTGCGAAGAGTGCGGACTGGTCGTCGAAGAGGACGCCGTCGACCACGGCCCCGAGTGGCGCGCCTTCGACTCCTCCGAACGCGACCAGAAGTCCCGCGTCGGCGCCCCGACGACGAACATGATGCACGACAAGGGGCTGTCGACCAACATCGGCTGGCAGGACAAGGACGCCTACGGCAACTCCCTGTCGTCGAACCAACGTCAGAAGATGCAGCGCCTCCGAACGTGGAACGAGCGCTTCCGAACCCGCGACTCCAAGGAGCGCAACCTCAAACAGGCGCTCGGCGAAATCGACCGCATGGCCTCCGCACTCGGCCTCCCCGACAACGTCCGCGAGACGGCCTCGGTCATCTACCGACGGGCGCTGGACGACGACCTGCTTCCGGGCCGCTCCATCGAGGGCGTCGCCACCTCGGCGCTCTACGCGGCCGCGCGGATGGCCGGGACGCCCCGGTCGCTCGACGAGATAACCAGCGTCTCCCGCGTCGGCAAAGACGAGATATCCCGGACGTACCGCTACGTCGTCCGCGAACTCTCGCTCGAAATCGAACCCGCCGACCCCGAGCAGTACGTCCCGCGGTTCGCCTCCGACCTCGACCTCTCGGACGAGTCCGAGCGGCACGCCCGACAGCTTCTGAAGACGGCCAAAGAGCAGGGCATCCACTCGGGCAAATCGCCCGTCGGCCTCGCAGCCGCCGCCATCTACGCCGCCTCGCTGCTCGCCAACGAGAAGGTGACGCAGAGTCAGGTGAGCGAGGTGGCCAACATCTCGGAAGTGACCATCCGCAACCGCTATCACGAACTGCTCGAAGCCGAAGAGCATCTGGTCGCTTAA
- a CDS encoding NUDIX hydrolase — METTRHFTATVYIVNDGAVALHRHERLGIRIPPGGHVDRDELPHEAGLREVREETGLVAELLDETDPVAAPAGETLPDPRRQMLYDIDVREDGRVGHQHVDHVYYATVDSREIDPDGHDEADPEVWAWYDAADLQESDVDPDTVQFSLEAIDAAERAG; from the coding sequence ATGGAGACGACGCGACACTTCACCGCGACGGTGTACATCGTCAACGACGGCGCCGTCGCCCTGCACCGCCACGAGCGACTCGGCATCCGCATCCCGCCCGGCGGTCACGTCGACCGGGACGAACTCCCGCACGAGGCGGGACTCAGGGAGGTCCGCGAGGAGACGGGTCTCGTCGCCGAGTTGCTCGACGAGACGGACCCGGTGGCCGCGCCCGCCGGGGAAACGCTCCCCGACCCGCGCCGCCAGATGCTGTACGACATCGACGTCCGCGAGGACGGCCGCGTCGGCCACCAGCACGTCGACCACGTCTACTACGCGACGGTCGACTCGCGCGAGATCGACCCCGACGGGCACGACGAGGCGGACCCGGAGGTGTGGGCGTGGTACGACGCTGCGGACTTACAAGAGAGCGACGTCGACCCCGACACCGTGCAGTTCTCTCTAGAGGCCATCGACGCCGCCGAGCGCGCGGGCTGA
- a CDS encoding asparagine synthase C-terminal domain-containing protein, protein MLRGADPETVRAAVDSGDPLPGTAGFAGELDGALVRDVLGRQPLFSERGAADPSAPSAWSFDRRDLSDPMRVPAGSRRTAAGDEELWTLPTPPAETNRAAALSAVSDAVTESVRGVDDHGLAVAFSGGVDSAVVAAGVPDAPCYVAGFEGSHDVAAARDAAAAMGRGADLRVVELTHDDIRGAVPELVSILGRMNPMDLQIALPLYLVGKRAAADGFDRLAVGQGADELFGGYAKVAKAPEDPRVEADTVRGAAAEMVRTLPDQLERDVLALRAAGVEPVAPLLHDRVVRAALPLPDELLVADGRRKVALREAARGLVPESVASVEKKAVQYGTYASRELDRLARQAGYKRRMDDHVEKYVRSLVEEER, encoded by the coding sequence ATGCTCCGCGGCGCCGACCCGGAGACGGTTCGCGCCGCCGTCGACTCGGGCGACCCGCTCCCCGGCACCGCTGGGTTCGCTGGCGAACTCGACGGCGCTCTCGTCCGCGACGTCCTCGGCAGACAGCCGCTGTTCTCCGAACGCGGCGCCGCCGACCCGAGTGCGCCCAGCGCGTGGTCGTTCGACCGACGCGACCTCTCGGACCCGATGCGCGTCCCGGCCGGGAGTCGCCGGACCGCCGCGGGGGACGAGGAGCTGTGGACGCTCCCGACGCCGCCGGCCGAGACGAATCGAGCGGCAGCGCTGTCGGCCGTCTCGGACGCCGTCACCGAGTCGGTGCGCGGCGTCGACGACCACGGATTGGCGGTCGCGTTCTCCGGCGGCGTCGACTCCGCCGTCGTCGCCGCGGGCGTCCCCGACGCTCCCTGCTATGTCGCCGGGTTCGAGGGGAGCCACGACGTGGCCGCCGCGCGCGACGCCGCCGCGGCGATGGGCCGGGGGGCAGACCTGCGCGTGGTCGAATTAACTCACGACGACATCCGCGGGGCCGTCCCCGAACTCGTCTCGATACTGGGCCGGATGAACCCGATGGACCTCCAGATAGCGCTGCCGCTCTATCTCGTCGGAAAGCGCGCGGCCGCCGACGGCTTCGACCGACTCGCCGTCGGGCAGGGGGCCGACGAACTGTTCGGCGGGTACGCCAAGGTGGCGAAGGCGCCCGAGGACCCCCGCGTCGAGGCCGACACCGTCCGCGGCGCGGCCGCGGAGATGGTTCGGACGCTCCCCGACCAATTGGAGCGAGACGTGCTCGCTCTGCGCGCGGCGGGCGTCGAACCCGTCGCGCCCCTGCTCCACGACCGGGTCGTGCGCGCGGCGCTCCCCCTTCCGGACGAACTGCTCGTCGCCGACGGCCGCCGGAAGGTGGCGCTCCGGGAGGCGGCGCGCGGACTCGTCCCCGAGTCGGTCGCCTCGGTGGAAAAGAAGGCCGTGCAGTACGGCACGTACGCGTCGAGGGAGTTGGACCGACTCGCCCGGCAGGCGGGGTACAAGCGACGGATGGACGACCACGTCGAGAAGTACGTCCGGTCGCTGGTCGAAGAGGAGAGGTGA
- a CDS encoding PHP domain-containing protein, producing MLSVELHAHSSLSYDGRDPIELLLEQAQAVGLDALAVTDHDEIEESLRAADIAEEYGLVGIPGMEVTSAAGHVLGLGIDELVPAGLSFDETLTEIRDQGGIAVVPHPFQSSRHGVAPHITRTQLAGADAIEVYNSRLFTGRSNRKAEKFATARDLPKTAGSDAHISEMVGQAVTQVGTDDRSVEGILDAVVRGETNVIGNRTPWRISLRQFGGGVTRRVRRGVADFF from the coding sequence GTGTTATCGGTCGAGTTGCACGCGCATTCGTCGCTGTCCTACGACGGCCGCGACCCGATAGAGCTGCTCCTCGAACAGGCGCAGGCGGTCGGACTGGACGCCCTCGCCGTCACCGACCACGACGAGATAGAGGAGAGCCTGCGCGCCGCCGACATCGCCGAGGAGTACGGCCTCGTCGGCATCCCGGGCATGGAAGTCACCTCGGCGGCGGGGCACGTCCTCGGACTCGGCATCGACGAACTCGTCCCCGCGGGGCTCTCCTTCGACGAGACGCTGACGGAGATACGCGACCAGGGCGGAATCGCCGTCGTCCCGCACCCGTTCCAGTCCTCCCGGCACGGGGTCGCCCCGCACATCACCCGGACGCAACTCGCCGGCGCCGACGCCATCGAGGTGTACAACTCGCGGCTGTTCACCGGCCGCTCGAACCGCAAGGCCGAGAAGTTCGCCACCGCGCGCGACCTGCCGAAGACCGCTGGCAGCGACGCCCACATCAGCGAGATGGTCGGGCAGGCCGTCACGCAGGTCGGCACGGACGACCGCTCGGTCGAGGGCATCCTCGACGCCGTCGTCCGAGGAGAGACGAACGTCATCGGCAACCGGACGCCGTGGCGCATCTCGCTCCGGCAGTTCGGCGGCGGCGTCACCCGCCGCGTGAGACGCGGCGTCGCCGACTTCTTCTGA
- the purL gene encoding phosphoribosylformylglycinamidine synthase subunit PurL: protein MSLPDADRELVVAELGRDPTPAETVLFENLWSEHCAYRSSRPLLSAFSSEGDQVVVGPGDDAAVVRLPTYDADGNEVDSTDSAGETYVTLGIESHNHPSYVDPYDGAATGVGGIVRDTLSMGAYPIALADSLYFGGFDREHSRYLLEGVVEGIADYGNAIGVPTVAGSVEFHDGYEGNPLVNVACVGLLDEERLVTAEAQSAGNKLVLVGNATGRDGLGGASFASEDLAEDAETEDRPAVQVGDPYSEKLLIEANEELVDESLVESARDLGAAGLGGASSELVAKGGFGADIDLDRVHQREPNMSALEILLAESQERMCYEVRAENLPRVTEIAEKYDLGCSVIGEVAEGNYVCTKDGETVVDVPPEFLAEGAPMNDLDSVEPEQPDRDLPDAELEEAFEAVVGSPSTASKRWVYRQYDHEVGLRTAVRPGDDAAVMAIREAGAARSAAESSNGDSRETGAGLAISSGANPNWTTCAPYDGARAVALENATNLAAKGATPLAAVDCLNGGNPEKPEVYGGFRGIVDGLADMCRDLSVPVVGGNVSLYNDSVSGPIPPTPTLAAVGTKAGYDAPPAAFAGEGELLLVGESGGALGGSEFLARMGGSDAFPALPENASEVLTALAEVADREETLAVHDVSHGGLAVSLAEMVTAEAGADVTLGSLLTLFDETPGRAVVETTDAEAVREALDGVAPVTTLGAATTDGTLSLSVAGETVEYDAAAVSELRGALARELD from the coding sequence ATGAGCCTTCCCGACGCGGACCGCGAACTCGTCGTGGCCGAACTCGGACGCGACCCGACGCCTGCGGAGACGGTGCTCTTCGAGAACCTCTGGAGCGAACACTGCGCGTACCGCTCCTCGCGCCCCCTCCTCTCGGCGTTCTCCTCGGAGGGCGACCAGGTGGTCGTCGGTCCCGGCGACGACGCCGCCGTCGTCCGCCTGCCGACGTACGACGCCGACGGGAACGAGGTCGACTCGACCGATAGCGCCGGCGAGACGTACGTCACGCTGGGCATCGAGAGCCACAACCACCCCTCGTACGTCGACCCCTACGACGGCGCGGCGACGGGCGTCGGCGGCATCGTCCGCGACACGCTGTCGATGGGTGCCTACCCCATCGCCCTCGCCGACAGCCTCTACTTCGGCGGATTCGACCGCGAGCACTCCCGCTACCTTTTGGAGGGCGTCGTGGAGGGCATCGCCGACTACGGCAACGCCATCGGCGTCCCCACCGTCGCCGGCAGCGTCGAGTTCCACGACGGCTACGAGGGTAATCCGCTCGTCAACGTCGCCTGCGTCGGATTGCTGGACGAGGAACGCCTCGTGACGGCGGAGGCGCAGTCCGCGGGGAACAAACTCGTCCTCGTCGGCAACGCGACGGGCCGGGACGGCCTCGGCGGCGCCTCCTTCGCGAGCGAGGACCTCGCGGAGGACGCCGAGACGGAGGACCGCCCGGCCGTGCAGGTGGGCGACCCCTACTCGGAGAAACTCCTGATAGAAGCGAACGAGGAACTCGTCGACGAGAGCCTCGTGGAGTCCGCACGCGACCTCGGTGCGGCAGGCCTCGGCGGCGCCTCCTCCGAACTCGTCGCCAAGGGCGGGTTCGGTGCCGACATCGACCTCGACCGCGTCCACCAGCGCGAACCGAACATGAGTGCGTTGGAGATTCTCCTCGCGGAATCGCAGGAACGCATGTGCTACGAGGTGCGCGCGGAGAACCTGCCCCGAGTCACCGAGATAGCCGAGAAGTACGACCTCGGCTGTTCGGTCATCGGCGAGGTCGCGGAGGGCAACTACGTCTGCACGAAGGACGGCGAGACGGTCGTCGACGTGCCCCCCGAGTTCCTCGCCGAAGGGGCGCCGATGAACGACCTCGACTCGGTCGAACCGGAGCAACCCGACCGCGACCTACCGGACGCCGAGTTGGAGGAGGCGTTCGAGGCTGTCGTCGGGTCGCCCTCGACGGCCTCCAAGCGGTGGGTGTACCGCCAGTACGACCACGAGGTCGGCCTCCGGACGGCGGTTCGACCCGGCGACGACGCGGCCGTGATGGCCATCAGGGAGGCGGGCGCAGCGCGGAGCGCCGCGGAATCGTCGAACGGCGACAGCCGTGAGACCGGCGCCGGACTCGCCATCTCCTCGGGCGCCAACCCGAACTGGACGACGTGCGCCCCCTACGACGGCGCGCGCGCCGTCGCCTTGGAGAACGCGACGAACCTCGCGGCGAAGGGCGCGACGCCCCTCGCCGCCGTGGACTGCCTCAACGGCGGTAACCCCGAGAAGCCGGAGGTGTACGGCGGCTTCCGAGGTATCGTCGACGGCCTCGCCGACATGTGCCGGGACCTCTCGGTGCCCGTCGTCGGCGGCAACGTCTCGCTGTACAACGACTCCGTGTCGGGACCCATCCCGCCGACGCCGACGCTGGCCGCCGTCGGGACGAAAGCCGGCTACGACGCCCCCCCGGCGGCGTTCGCGGGCGAGGGCGAACTCCTCCTCGTCGGCGAGTCCGGCGGCGCGCTCGGCGGGTCGGAGTTCCTCGCGCGGATGGGCGGGTCGGACGCGTTCCCGGCGCTCCCCGAGAACGCCAGCGAGGTGCTGACGGCGCTGGCCGAGGTGGCGGATAGAGAAGAGACGCTCGCCGTCCACGACGTGAGCCACGGCGGCCTCGCCGTCTCGCTGGCCGAGATGGTCACCGCCGAGGCGGGCGCGGACGTGACGCTCGGAAGCCTTCTCACGCTGTTCGACGAGACGCCGGGGCGCGCCGTCGTGGAGACGACGGACGCCGAGGCCGTCCGCGAGGCTCTCGACGGCGTCGCTCCCGTGACGACGCTCGGCGCCGCGACGACGGACGGGACGCTGTCGCTGTCCGTCGCCGGGGAGACGGTGGAGTACGACGCGGCGGCCGTCTCGGAACTCAGAGGCGCCCTCGCGAGAGAACTCGACTGA
- a CDS encoding quinone oxidoreductase family protein has translation MKSIVVTEFGTSDVLETRETDVPEPGPGEVRIEVAAAGLNFADVMQRRGHYRGGPEPPFVPGMEAAGTVDAVGDDVDREVGDRVVALAPEAYAEYVVAPAASLFEVPESMSFPEAAGFPVQFLTAHNCLHNWGDLTAHDRVLVHAAAGGVGTAAVQLADHADAESFGTASTAEKLELAADLGLDHGVNYEEEDFRETVEAETDGEGVDLVLDGVNGETFERSLDALASFGRIVVYGAASGDVATPDTTDLLFENKSVLGFHLGNAIEKDPSRVLGAVSDLQRLLAQGELDVVVGETFSLEDAAEAQEYLESRQSVGKVVLEP, from the coding sequence GTGAAGTCTATCGTCGTCACCGAGTTCGGTACCAGCGACGTCCTCGAAACGCGCGAGACCGACGTTCCCGAACCCGGTCCGGGTGAGGTCAGAATCGAAGTCGCCGCCGCGGGGCTCAACTTCGCGGACGTGATGCAGCGCCGCGGCCACTACCGCGGCGGTCCGGAACCCCCGTTCGTCCCCGGCATGGAGGCGGCGGGCACCGTCGACGCCGTCGGCGACGACGTCGACCGGGAGGTCGGCGACCGGGTCGTCGCCCTCGCCCCGGAAGCGTACGCTGAGTACGTCGTCGCGCCCGCGGCGTCGCTGTTCGAGGTGCCCGAGTCGATGTCGTTCCCGGAGGCGGCCGGGTTCCCCGTCCAGTTCCTCACCGCCCACAACTGCCTGCACAACTGGGGCGACCTGACCGCTCACGACCGCGTCCTCGTCCACGCAGCGGCGGGCGGCGTCGGGACGGCCGCCGTCCAGTTGGCCGACCACGCCGACGCGGAGTCGTTCGGCACCGCGAGCACCGCGGAGAAACTCGAACTCGCCGCCGACCTCGGTTTAGACCACGGCGTCAACTACGAGGAGGAGGACTTCCGCGAGACGGTCGAGGCCGAGACCGACGGCGAGGGGGTCGACCTCGTGTTGGACGGCGTCAACGGCGAGACGTTCGAGCGAAGCCTCGACGCCCTCGCCTCCTTCGGACGCATCGTCGTCTACGGCGCCGCCTCCGGCGACGTGGCGACGCCGGACACCACCGACCTCCTGTTCGAGAACAAGTCGGTGCTCGGCTTCCACCTCGGCAACGCCATCGAGAAGGACCCCTCGCGCGTCCTCGGCGCGGTCAGCGACCTCCAGCGACTGCTCGCGCAGGGGGAACTCGACGTCGTCGTCGGCGAGACGTTCTCCCTCGAAGACGCCGCCGAGGCGCAGGAGTATCTGGAGAGCAGGCAGAGCGTCGGGAAAGTTGTCCTCGAACCGTAG
- a CDS encoding DUF7550 family protein, whose amino-acid sequence MSDDTRENPDDDYRNPSEEFESDHDQFPEAHHSSDPGRVTAPMQEFSTGKAATGFVVLVVGLAVIFGLPFLL is encoded by the coding sequence ATGAGCGACGACACCCGCGAGAACCCCGACGACGACTATCGGAACCCGAGCGAAGAGTTCGAGAGCGACCACGACCAGTTCCCCGAGGCGCACCACTCTTCTGACCCCGGCCGCGTCACCGCTCCGATGCAGGAGTTCTCGACCGGAAAGGCGGCGACCGGATTCGTCGTCCTCGTCGTCGGCCTCGCGGTCATCTTCGGACTGCCGTTCCTCCTGTAG